One stretch of Arachis duranensis cultivar V14167 chromosome 1, aradu.V14167.gnm2.J7QH, whole genome shotgun sequence DNA includes these proteins:
- the LOC107461400 gene encoding uncharacterized protein LOC107461400 isoform X1, which translates to MGKRKRISHHSHPQSDPHNPSPSSTEAILHSSNMELLSDEKPSHSGNSSAPPMQPGLDMTDGSMKLLNTHPTMPHHHHQGLGRSIFLKRSRHYYGHQYSRRNSANHANASSSRGKGVSSYDDRLPFKLAYQPNSQSRQLVEYREKTFSRPERIRSSSITMDAVSPDAVKTVCAICQKPLRRKFNLLGGSLSCCELSVVAVLVCGHIYHADCLEQRTSIEEIRDPSCPVCLGLLLQVKGQ; encoded by the exons ATGGGAAAGCGCAAACGAATTTCTCATCACTCTCACCCCCAATCCGATCCTCACAacccttctccttcttcaaccG aaGCCATTCTCCACTCTTCTAACATGGAACTATTGTCAGATGAG AAACCTTCACATTCAGGCAACTCTAGTGCACCCCCTATGCAACCCGGGCTGGATATGACAGATGGATCTATGAAGCTACTGAATACCCATCCAACTATGccgcatcatcatcatcagggtctTGGCCGTTCAATATTTTTGAAGCGTTCAAGACATTACTATGGTCATCAGTATTCACGACGCAACTCTGCCAATCATGCCAATGCATCGTCTTCTCGTGGCAAGGGTGTTTCTTCGTATGATGATAGACTTCCTTTTAAATTGGCTTATCAACCCAACTCACAATCGAGACAGCTTGTTG AATACAGAGAGAAGACATTTTCCAGACCGGAGAGAATCCGGTCAAGTTCAATAACAATGGATGCAGTATCCCCCGATGCAGTGAAGACGGTATGCGCGATTTGTCAGAAGCCACTGAGGCGGAAATTTAATCTTCTCGGAGGTTCACTTTCTTGCTGTGAACTCTCTGTTGTGGCCGTTTTAGTATGTGGTCACATTTATCATGCGGATTGTCTGGAGCAGAGAACTAGTATTGAAGAAATACGGGACCCCTCATGCCCTGTGTGTTTAGGTCTACTTCTGCAGGTCAAAGGACAGTAA
- the LOC107461400 gene encoding uncharacterized protein LOC107461400 isoform X2, which produces MKKPSHSGNSSAPPMQPGLDMTDGSMKLLNTHPTMPHHHHQGLGRSIFLKRSRHYYGHQYSRRNSANHANASSSRGKGVSSYDDRLPFKLAYQPNSQSRQLVEYREKTFSRPERIRSSSITMDAVSPDAVKTVCAICQKPLRRKFNLLGGSLSCCELSVVAVLVCGHIYHADCLEQRTSIEEIRDPSCPVCLGLLLQVKGQ; this is translated from the exons ATGAAA AAACCTTCACATTCAGGCAACTCTAGTGCACCCCCTATGCAACCCGGGCTGGATATGACAGATGGATCTATGAAGCTACTGAATACCCATCCAACTATGccgcatcatcatcatcagggtctTGGCCGTTCAATATTTTTGAAGCGTTCAAGACATTACTATGGTCATCAGTATTCACGACGCAACTCTGCCAATCATGCCAATGCATCGTCTTCTCGTGGCAAGGGTGTTTCTTCGTATGATGATAGACTTCCTTTTAAATTGGCTTATCAACCCAACTCACAATCGAGACAGCTTGTTG AATACAGAGAGAAGACATTTTCCAGACCGGAGAGAATCCGGTCAAGTTCAATAACAATGGATGCAGTATCCCCCGATGCAGTGAAGACGGTATGCGCGATTTGTCAGAAGCCACTGAGGCGGAAATTTAATCTTCTCGGAGGTTCACTTTCTTGCTGTGAACTCTCTGTTGTGGCCGTTTTAGTATGTGGTCACATTTATCATGCGGATTGTCTGGAGCAGAGAACTAGTATTGAAGAAATACGGGACCCCTCATGCCCTGTGTGTTTAGGTCTACTTCTGCAGGTCAAAGGACAGTAA